A portion of the Eubacterium maltosivorans genome contains these proteins:
- a CDS encoding DUF7601 domain-containing protein: MKSVKRLSRYTSILLSVLLMLSAMSPGITALAQEKANAAPTVLNYEDDSIKAELKAAEGGALPTGAALQVKALNKDSQDEAEKALYAETEAGLNAKAAGQGTAVNGFIAYSVQLQDKDGKNVTPEKGSFTLKITYKNPDAPEAYQKSQSTEKGVTLYQKTEGKDEQNNTIYTMEPTQEDSAQITADENGKVQSVESKLTTLEPVAVTWESVPEPTVGSEVENTQGSENTVLDESQSIMLAQTASKAVNNQVHFSFKIEKFNQWKDKDQYFSNWVVNIVDTDGTPISVDTINQNSIDLDITNNTPSITVPKIVNCLTVDGYTFKKAEVKDYSDFKNPKNKDGKTREFDNLILWNSDSEAYQYQYVSKSDKFGRDIINRYDNIYTGSAVVTFVYEKTDEQLESVGTVDSASKGVEIQMFDYNKPISLGGSYQRTGRITQGLLKKELETNNSNESIPVMANDKANDNSIMKDAFSTSSNYYQGLANNLFLLENYNKDKTFYYSSFENYAYWKEGKKAENISENDKNTPHNFTVYKQIGTPIDTNNKSSFFYLRGNFMPYNQIDADKPAVLSKNLFDENGRSLVDQSRYNETLYKTQKSNAPGVITKTDDDYYGNDYYFGMVVSASFAQLENGMYNGEPMVYEFNGDDDMWVFIDGVLVLDLGGIHDAQSGSIDFSTGIVKWTDIDKQDKQDKGSSTTIKEQFKNTKKGNDMTKADWNGETFADYTGHEIKVFYMERGAGASNCKMSFNLPVVPKDSVTVAKEVVNINEGSYSDVNFNFKLYVEDENAKEGDDNTITKDNITYKLKTNQPYELQEGSNTISQLKTGTDDGIFTLHHGQRAFFNEISEKGTRYIVQEVDVEQDYYDDFWVNGKAKDEEGYDIAEQTDGSYIVQTKPLTIGTNSIVKMQNNCSSQNHHDLNITKKMSEGQTSDETFKVQVTIGGKLFNGKYKIDTRDANDSWTNVEEKKCTDGVIDIKTGQTIKISNIAADTTFSVREITPDSNRFENPQYTIATESYSDVTINENGVSGNVIYKNNPQITITNTLKSGSLKITKTITEDSKVDYMDGDPIFTFKITGPNNIEGQEPQVFYRTLRLSKDVGKTASITIDNLPIGEYTVEELNTMRYTCTSSNPQTGTVEQNNTEETKDTPPVEFTFTNKLTNEDYFSHTDVVENSFKIGEDGTVTVEQHKVPEGQVPDGTTPVQPSNE; the protein is encoded by the coding sequence ATGAAAAGCGTAAAAAGATTATCCAGATATACATCCATATTACTGAGTGTGCTGCTCATGCTTTCAGCCATGAGCCCGGGCATCACTGCCCTGGCCCAGGAAAAAGCAAACGCCGCCCCCACCGTACTGAACTACGAGGACGACAGCATCAAGGCAGAGCTGAAGGCCGCAGAAGGCGGCGCCCTGCCCACCGGCGCAGCGCTTCAGGTAAAAGCCTTAAATAAAGACAGCCAGGATGAAGCCGAAAAGGCCCTTTACGCCGAAACCGAAGCAGGGTTAAACGCCAAAGCCGCCGGGCAGGGTACAGCGGTCAATGGCTTTATTGCCTACAGCGTGCAGCTGCAGGATAAGGACGGCAAAAACGTCACCCCCGAAAAGGGAAGCTTTACCCTGAAAATCACCTATAAAAACCCAGACGCTCCCGAAGCCTATCAAAAAAGCCAGAGCACCGAAAAAGGGGTAACCCTGTATCAGAAGACCGAGGGCAAGGACGAACAGAACAACACCATCTACACCATGGAGCCGACACAGGAAGACAGCGCACAGATTACTGCGGACGAAAACGGAAAGGTGCAGTCGGTTGAAAGCAAGCTGACGACCCTGGAACCTGTGGCAGTGACGTGGGAGAGTGTACCGGAACCAACCGTTGGTAGTGAAGTTGAAAACACACAAGGATCTGAGAATACAGTGCTGGATGAATCACAGAGTATAATGCTTGCTCAAACGGCGTCTAAGGCAGTAAATAATCAGGTTCATTTTAGCTTTAAGATAGAAAAATTTAATCAATGGAAAGATAAAGATCAATATTTCAGCAATTGGGTTGTCAATATTGTGGATACGGATGGCACACCTATTTCAGTAGATACCATCAATCAAAATTCTATTGATTTAGATATAACGAATAATACACCCTCTATTACAGTGCCAAAGATTGTGAATTGTTTGACAGTAGATGGCTACACATTTAAAAAAGCAGAAGTCAAGGACTATAGCGATTTTAAAAACCCAAAGAACAAGGATGGAAAGACCCGTGAGTTTGACAACTTAATACTGTGGAATAGTGATAGCGAAGCATACCAATATCAATATGTAAGCAAAAGTGACAAATTTGGTCGAGATATTATTAATAGATATGATAATATTTATACAGGTTCAGCGGTAGTTACTTTTGTTTATGAAAAAACAGATGAGCAGCTGGAAAGTGTTGGCACTGTTGATAGCGCGTCTAAGGGTGTGGAAATTCAGATGTTCGATTATAATAAACCGATATCTCTTGGAGGAAGCTATCAAAGAACAGGACGGATCACTCAAGGCTTGTTAAAAAAGGAACTTGAAACAAACAATAGCAACGAAAGTATTCCGGTAATGGCGAATGATAAGGCGAATGATAACTCTATAATGAAAGACGCTTTTAGCACATCAAGCAATTATTATCAAGGGTTGGCAAATAATTTGTTTTTATTGGAAAATTATAATAAGGATAAAACTTTTTATTACAGCAGTTTTGAAAATTATGCTTACTGGAAAGAAGGAAAAAAGGCTGAAAATATCTCGGAAAATGACAAAAACACACCACATAATTTTACTGTTTATAAGCAAATTGGAACACCTATCGATACCAATAATAAAAGTTCCTTTTTCTATCTAAGAGGAAATTTTATGCCTTACAATCAAATCGATGCAGATAAACCGGCAGTTTTGAGTAAGAATCTTTTTGATGAAAATGGAAGATCACTTGTGGACCAATCTCGTTATAATGAAACGCTTTATAAGACACAGAAAAGCAACGCTCCTGGAGTTATAACTAAAACGGATGATGACTATTACGGGAATGACTATTATTTTGGTATGGTAGTGTCAGCTAGCTTCGCCCAATTAGAAAACGGAATGTATAACGGAGAACCAATGGTATATGAGTTCAATGGTGATGATGATATGTGGGTTTTTATCGACGGCGTTTTGGTATTGGATCTTGGGGGGATTCATGATGCACAGTCTGGTTCCATTGATTTTTCAACGGGGATTGTCAAATGGACGGATATTGATAAACAAGATAAACAAGATAAGGGCAGTTCGACAACAATCAAAGAACAGTTTAAAAATACTAAAAAAGGAAACGATATGACAAAGGCAGACTGGAATGGTGAAACTTTTGCAGACTATACCGGCCATGAAATTAAAGTTTTCTATATGGAACGTGGTGCAGGCGCTTCCAACTGCAAAATGAGCTTTAATCTGCCTGTTGTCCCAAAGGACAGTGTCACTGTCGCAAAAGAAGTCGTAAATATTAATGAAGGCTCTTATAGCGATGTGAATTTCAATTTTAAATTGTATGTAGAAGATGAAAATGCAAAAGAAGGTGACGACAACACAATTACTAAAGACAATATTACTTATAAACTAAAAACGAATCAACCTTACGAGTTACAGGAAGGCTCCAACACAATCTCTCAACTAAAAACAGGAACAGATGACGGTATATTCACTTTACATCATGGACAAAGGGCATTCTTTAATGAGATCAGCGAAAAGGGTACTCGGTACATTGTTCAGGAAGTAGATGTAGAACAAGACTACTATGATGATTTTTGGGTAAATGGAAAAGCTAAAGATGAAGAAGGATATGATATAGCAGAACAAACAGATGGCAGTTATATTGTACAGACGAAACCATTAACAATTGGTACAAATAGCATTGTTAAAATGCAGAATAATTGTAGTTCACAAAACCATCATGATTTGAACATCACTAAAAAAATGAGTGAAGGCCAGACAAGCGATGAAACTTTTAAAGTCCAGGTTACTATTGGTGGAAAACTTTTTAATGGTAAATATAAAATTGACACACGGGATGCAAATGATTCTTGGACAAACGTTGAAGAAAAGAAATGCACTGATGGTGTTATAGATATAAAAACGGGTCAAACAATTAAAATATCAAATATTGCTGCGGATACAACCTTTTCAGTGAGAGAAATAACACCCGATTCAAATCGATTTGAAAATCCTCAATACACGATCGCAACTGAAAGTTATAGTGATGTAACCATCAATGAAAATGGTGTTTCAGGAAACGTGATTTACAAAAATAATCCCCAGATTACCATTACCAACACACTAAAATCGGGCAGTCTCAAAATCACAAAGACCATCACCGAAGACAGCAAGGTTGACTACATGGACGGCGATCCGATCTTTACTTTTAAGATTACAGGCCCCAACAATATTGAGGGTCAAGAGCCCCAGGTATTTTACCGGACGCTGAGACTAAGCAAGGATGTGGGCAAAACAGCATCCATAACCATTGATAATTTACCAATAGGTGAGTATACTGTTGAAGAACTCAATACCATGCGCTACACCTGCACATCGTCTAATCCGCAGACAGGCACAGTCGAGCAAAATAACACCGAAGAAACAAAGGATACGCCTCCGGTAGAGTTCACTTTTACCAACAAGTTAACCAACGAAGATTACTTCTCCCACACCGATGTGGTGGAAAACAGCTTTAAGATCGGTGAAGATGGAACGGTCACAGTAGAACAGCATAAAGTCCCTGAAGGACAGGTTCCAGACGGCACAACACCCGTTCAGCCATCCAATGAATAA
- a CDS encoding PBECR2 nuclease fold domain-containing protein, whose translation MFKKLGTLADTYLCQAFGLLQTDEVIITQEREYHIKTRHPEDYVWFEKFAETVIASPDYIIVDETHKGTIFMIKALENTNLNMIIRVALETDHPGYKNSVMTFYRIREKNLKKLIQKNRVLYRTK comes from the coding sequence ATGTTCAAAAAATTAGGTACACTCGCTGACACCTATCTTTGCCAGGCTTTTGGCCTTCTGCAGACGGATGAGGTCATTATCACCCAAGAGCGGGAATACCATATAAAAACAAGACATCCCGAGGATTATGTATGGTTTGAGAAATTTGCAGAAACAGTGATTGCTTCTCCCGATTACATCATTGTAGATGAAACACATAAGGGTACAATTTTTATGATAAAAGCGCTTGAAAATACGAACTTGAATATGATCATAAGAGTTGCCTTAGAGACAGACCATCCAGGCTATAAAAACTCTGTAATGACATTTTACCGAATTCGAGAGAAAAATTTAAAGAAATTAATCCAGAAAAACCGGGTTCTTTACAGAACAAAATAA
- a CDS encoding signal peptidase I gives MKKAYQIFTTLLLIILIAMAAILFLPKLLGMTPLAVLSGSMEPTYHVGSLVYVKDADPAEVQVGDPITFKISDDTMVTHRVVAIDTEAQTFQTKGDANDNVDGGAVAYQNLVGKPVFTIPYMGYLAVYANTTTGMIVMVTVILVILILTFLPDFLMKDNDGKGEAATKEGQESKRTAENKKTEAQKRKRKK, from the coding sequence ATGAAAAAGGCCTATCAAATTTTTACAACCCTGCTGCTGATTATATTAATTGCGATGGCAGCCATCCTGTTTCTGCCAAAGCTGCTGGGCATGACCCCGCTGGCTGTGCTCAGCGGCAGCATGGAGCCCACCTACCATGTGGGCAGCCTCGTCTATGTAAAAGACGCCGACCCGGCCGAGGTGCAGGTGGGCGACCCCATCACCTTTAAGATCAGTGACGACACCATGGTCACCCACCGGGTGGTGGCCATCGATACCGAAGCCCAGACTTTCCAGACCAAAGGCGACGCCAACGACAACGTGGACGGCGGCGCCGTGGCTTACCAGAACCTGGTGGGCAAGCCCGTGTTTACCATCCCTTATATGGGCTATCTGGCCGTCTACGCCAACACCACCACAGGCATGATCGTCATGGTCACCGTCATATTGGTGATCCTGATTCTCACCTTCCTGCCCGACTTCCTGATGAAGGACAACGACGGCAAGGGAGAGGCAGCAACAAAAGAAGGCCAGGAGAGTAAAAGAACAGCCGAAAATAAAAAGACAGAGGCCCAGAAAAGAAAAAGGAAAAAATAG
- a CDS encoding DegV family protein — MENKIIVDSCLDFNPEIFTADLPLERIPFKLRIDDEELVDQDLSTMLLVDKMKLSKNKVSTACPSPQEYLDAIDPERVNYIITISSKLSGSYNSAVMAAVMAQEKYPGCQVHVLDSESAAAGEDLLFMKLQSFLEENLPANEIVSKLMDFITNMRTMFILNSLDNLAKNGRISGTMALLGKVLKVVPIMTDNGEGEIALKEKVRGKKKAFSRLVEIIADEVSDASEKILAIAHVHAQETAENLKKAIEEKCNFKDVVIFEAGGLSTVYADNGGVIVAY, encoded by the coding sequence ATGGAAAACAAAATTATTGTGGACAGCTGCCTGGATTTTAATCCGGAAATCTTTACAGCCGATCTGCCACTTGAACGAATACCCTTTAAACTCAGAATTGATGACGAGGAGCTGGTGGACCAGGACTTATCGACCATGCTGCTGGTCGATAAAATGAAGCTCAGCAAGAACAAGGTATCAACCGCCTGCCCATCACCTCAGGAATACCTGGACGCCATTGATCCAGAGCGCGTTAACTATATTATTACCATCTCATCCAAGCTCAGCGGCTCCTATAACAGCGCCGTCATGGCCGCTGTCATGGCCCAGGAAAAATATCCGGGCTGCCAGGTGCATGTGCTGGATTCCGAAAGCGCCGCGGCCGGGGAGGACCTGCTTTTCATGAAGCTTCAGTCCTTTCTGGAAGAAAACCTGCCCGCAAACGAAATCGTGTCAAAGCTTATGGATTTCATCACCAACATGCGCACCATGTTTATCCTCAACTCTCTGGATAACCTGGCTAAAAATGGCCGTATCAGCGGCACAATGGCCCTTTTGGGCAAGGTGCTGAAGGTGGTGCCCATCATGACTGACAACGGCGAGGGCGAGATTGCCCTGAAGGAAAAGGTCCGCGGTAAAAAGAAGGCTTTCTCCCGCCTGGTGGAAATCATTGCCGATGAGGTGTCAGACGCCAGCGAAAAAATCCTGGCCATCGCCCACGTGCACGCCCAGGAAACTGCCGAGAACCTGAAAAAAGCCATTGAGGAAAAATGCAATTTCAAGGATGTCGTCATTTTTGAAGCCGGCGGGCTGAGTACCGTCTATGCCGATAATGGCGGCGTGATTGTGGCTTATTAA
- a CDS encoding SipW-dependent-type signal peptide-containing protein — MNNKKKAAILISSLAIIAVLVIGGTLAYFTDTDNAQNVFTLGKVTGEITENTEAGTVDGHDVKPGTPTEDGISYDKIVPGDWLSKEPVVSLTGTSEDAYVRVKLEVEENVPQGQEAKLTDEQKAALISEECLNFGADWTLGADGYIYYNNKLSLAGPQATEPVFTLVKIPETWGNRTANVNFSIKITADLVQYDNFKPGTNAAGKIDSWGDITIEKAAQ; from the coding sequence ATGAACAACAAGAAAAAAGCTGCGATCCTCATTTCATCGCTGGCCATTATCGCCGTGCTCGTCATCGGCGGCACCCTGGCCTACTTCACCGATACCGATAATGCGCAGAACGTATTTACCCTGGGTAAGGTCACTGGTGAGATCACCGAAAACACCGAAGCAGGCACCGTAGACGGGCATGACGTAAAACCTGGGACACCCACAGAGGATGGCATCAGCTATGATAAAATCGTGCCGGGTGACTGGCTGAGCAAAGAGCCCGTAGTCAGCCTGACTGGCACCTCAGAAGACGCCTATGTGCGCGTTAAGCTTGAAGTAGAGGAAAATGTACCGCAAGGCCAAGAGGCAAAATTGACGGATGAACAGAAAGCGGCTCTTATCAGCGAAGAATGCCTGAATTTTGGCGCTGACTGGACCCTTGGAGCAGATGGCTACATCTACTACAATAACAAGCTCAGCCTGGCAGGCCCACAAGCTACCGAACCGGTATTCACCCTGGTCAAGATTCCGGAAACCTGGGGCAACAGAACCGCCAATGTTAACTTCAGCATCAAGATTACAGCTGATCTGGTCCAGTACGATAACTTCAAACCGGGCACCAACGCTGCCGGCAAGATTGACAGCTGGGGCGATATCACGATTGAAAAAGCGGCTCAATAA